The DNA segment CAAGGAGGCTTTCCGGCCGTTCTTCGAGACGACCTGGACCGAACCGACCGACCCGAACCTGCTCTACACGCTGCAGCAGCGCATCGAGAGCCACGCGATCGTCCACCCCGCCGACGTCAGCACCTTCGTCGCGGCCCTCCTCAAGGGCGAACTGAGCGGCAACGAAGTCCTGTACGCCACGACCGACGCCGCGCTCGAACGCTACCGGGCCATGCCGGAACCAGCGGACCAGGAGGACTTCCGCACCGCACTGCGCGACTTCGTCCGCATGTACGCCTTCCTCGGGCAGGTCATCACCTGGCACGAGGTGGACCTCGAGGAGCTCTTCTACTACGGCAGCGCCCTCCTCACGCGTCTGCCGAAGCTGGAGGGGGAGGACGGTGACGTCGACGTCAGCGACGCCGCCACCTTGACCCACCTGCGCACGCAGATCACCGGCGAACACGACGTGTCCCTCGCCGCCGGGGACGGAGAGGACGGCCTCCCCCCGGCCACGGGCGGCGGGGCGGGAGCCCAGAACGACCCGGAGAAGGTGCGGCTGTCCGAGATCATCGCCGCCCTGAACTCCAAGTTCGGGCTCGACCTCGGGGAGGCGGACACCCTCCTCGTCGAGCAGTACGTGGTGCAGAGCACTCTGGACCCGGAGATGCGTGCGGTGGCGATGGAGAACTCCGAGGAGAACTTCGGGTACCGCTTCGACAAGCGGGTCGACGACTTCGTCATCGACCGGCAGAACGCCAACGAGGCGCTGTTCACCAAGTACTTCGACGACCCGGCCTTCCAGACGGTGCTCGTGGAGTTCATGCGCAAGGAGGCCTACCGGCGCATCCGAGGTGGTGAGGCGGCGTGAACGCGCCCCGGATCCGCTACCAGGACGTCGTGCCCTACGACGTCCCGCCTTCCTCGACCTCCTGACCGGGCCCACCGGCGGCCACCTCGCACTGCCCCACTCCGTCCACTGGGGGCCGAGCCGCGTCGTGGACCTCGACGACCCTTCCGAGCTGGTCTGGGCCTACCAGGCCGTGGTGCGCGAGGGAACGGTGCGGCAGCAGCGCGAGCTCCTCGACGCCGCCACGCTGGTCCGCGTGTGGCGCGACCTGACCCTCCCCGTGCGCTGCCGGACCCTGTGGGAGGAAGCGTTCCCCGTGTTGGTGTGGACCGCCTCGGCGGACGTGGTCGGTTGATGGACCTGCTCGCGCACCAGCGGTACGTCACGCGCCTGCTGCTCGCAGCGACCGCCGGCAAGGGGTTCGTCCTGGCGGGGTCGGGTGCCATCCGCGAGCACGCGATGATCGACCGGCCCACCGAGGACGTGGACCTCTTCACCGATTCCCTGGACGCCGACGGGTTCGACCGTCGTCTGCTCGCCGAGCAGTCGCGTCTCGCAGTGACCCTCGCGCCGCGACGGGTCGAGCAGCACGGCACCGGTGAGGTGGAGCTGCCGGCCGTCCAGGACCGGCTCGGAGCGTGGGCTCGCGCGCTGCGCGGCTGACGCGCCGCCTGTCCGGCGGAGAAACCCTCCGGGCTCCGCTCACTCCAGCGGGGTCACCGTCACCACCATCGCCACGTCCGCGACGACGGGGTGACCACCGTCGTACAGCGCCCCGGCCCGCACCGTCGGCTCGCTCAGCACCACCGCGTCCTCGTAGAAACCCCCGAACAGCACGGTCAGGTGGACCGGGCTCCGGTGCACGACGGCGTGGGCGAGTTGGCGGACGTCGCCCTCGGGCAGGAGTTCGGCCCGCTTGCGCAGCGAGCGGGCGAGTTTCTCCACGGCGGGGTCGGGGGCCGGCGGAGCGCCGGCGCGCAGCCGCAGCGCGTGCGCGACCGGGTCGCGGTCCACGTCCTGCGCGCCCGCGACGTCCGGGGAGGCGTCCGGCCCGCCGGGAGCGGCGGGTTCGTCGAGGTGGGGCCGGGCCCGCGTCACCGCGTGGCCGACGGGTTCTCCGGCGAGGTTCTCCTCCCGCGGCAGGTACCCCGCCGCGCGCACGCCGGCGAGCACGTCGGCCGGCGCGGCGGCCGAGGCCAGCACGGTGGGGGCCAGCGCGACCAGGGCGAACCGGCGCAACCCGGAGTGGGTGCGGAGTTCGGCCAGCAGGGCTTCCTCACCGACCAGGACGGTGCCCGCGGGCCGGATCCCGACCTTGCCGTAGCGGCGGCCGACGTCGCGGGCGAGGTACTCCAGCGTCTGCGGCAGCGGTTTGTCGCTGAGTTCGCGCAGGCCGTCCAGGAGGTCCTCGACGGTGTGCCCGGCGTCGAGGGCGGCCCGGAAGGTGGCGTCGGTGAACCGCCAGGAGTTCGCCGCGCCGCGGGCCTCGCGCTCCGCGACGGTGTCCAGCACGTCGACGACGTGGGCGGCGGGGTCGCCGGCGACCAGGACGGTCAGGTCGGAGCCGAAGCTGGCGCGGGCGTTCACGGCGGGCAGGAGCAGGTCGGCGTCGCGGACCAGGGCGTCCCGGTCGTCCCCGACGAGGGCGTGGCCGGCGCCGCTGAGGGTGCCCACGGCCACGGCGCCGACGAGTTCGGCCTCGGCCAGCACGTCGGCGACGTCGTCGGCGTCGTGGGGTTCCAGAGCGCGAGGCCGGGCCCAGGCGAGGTGCGCAGAGAGGTCCCCGGCGGAGGTGACGCCCCGTCCGGCGGGCAGCCGGCCCAGGTGGCGCAGCAGTTCCCGGCGGATCTCGGCGGCCCGCGGCGCGGTCGTCCCCCCGCCGATCGCGGCGGGCCTGTCGTCCAGGTCGCGGTCGCGCACGACGAGGGTCGGCCAGTCCCACCAGGTGCGCAGCAGGTCGGCGTAGCGCTCGGCCGGCGGACGCCGCCGCCACTGCGGAGCGCGGTGGGAGGCGGTGATGGAGGTCTCACCCGCCCGGGCCAGCAGACCCAGCTGGTTCGCGGCGGTCAGGGCGAACCGCACGAGCCGGGCGTCGGTGGCCAGGGTCTTGGCGGTCCGGCCGATCTCCCGGGCCCCGATGGAGCCGTCCTTGCGGGTGGGCACGGGGGCGCGGGCGAGGAGCTCGACGACGGCCGAGACGGCGGTGAGGGTCTCGACCGCCGCGCCGGCCGCGGCGCGGTGGGCGGTCTCGGGGGCGACCGGGACGGTGGGCAGGTCGGGGCCGCGGACGGGGAGGGGCACGCGCACCGAGCCCTCCAGCAGGGCGAGGGCCACCTCCCGGGGCAGGACGCGGGCACCCTGGGAGAGGTCCCAGGCGAGCCCGTGCTCCAGCGCCCAGGCCACGGCGTCGGCCGTCGCCCTGCGGTCCGGTCGGAACTGCTCGTGGGGTCGCAGGACGGCCTCGGCCAGTTCCCGCAACGCGGCACCGGTGCGCGCGTCCGCGCGGGCGGTCAGCCGCCGGACCAGGTCGGGGTCGTTCAGGACGTTCCGCACCCGGTGGACGGCACCGGCGGGGTCGGTGGGCAACCCCCAGGCGCGCAACCGCCGCGCCAGGTCCGGCGCGTCGGTGCGTTCCAGCAGGTCGTCCAGGGGGATGCCGCCCAGCAGCGGGACCAGCACCCGCTGGGCGCCCGGGGTCGTGCGCAGCCCGTCGGGGTGCGCCGGGGTGGGGGCGGGCACCACGAGCCCGACCCGCAGCAGGTCCTCGACCCGGGCCCGCACCGCACCGGCGGGGTCGTCCACGGGACCGTCGGGGGCCAGCAGTGCGACCAGCCGGCCGAGCCGGGCGCCACGACCCAGGAACGAGAGAGCTTCCAGGACGACCGAGGTGGGGGCGTCGAGCCGGTCGACGGCCTCCGCCACGTACCCGGGGGCGGCCAGCCGCTGCGCGAGGTCGTCCAGGTCGGCCGGGGCTGCTCCGCGCAGCAGTTCCGGCCGGTCGGTCAGCAACCCGACCAGCGCCTCCTCGCTCAGGGAACGGAGGTGGTCGCGGACCAGGTCCTGCTCGTCCGGTCCGGTGGCGGCGACGTCGGGGAGGGGCTCGTGGGACGGCACGGCCAGAAACTACGCGACACCGGGAGCGCTCCTCCGTCGGCGGGCCGGGAGCCCCCGGCGACGACCGCCGTGCCCGGGCCGTCGCCGAGCTGGCTGCCGACGTGGTTCCCGGTGCAGTCGTCGACGTGGTCGTGGCCGCAGGACACGCCCTCGACGTCACCGTGCTCGGGGGCGGCGTGGAGGAGGCCGGGGTCGAACCGGGCGGTGTGCTCCCGCTCGTCGCGCTCGCCCACGGTGCCGTGCTCGACGACCGCCGCCGCGTGCGCCTCCTGCGTCGACCCGGTGGGGGAGCCGAACCGCAGGCGGCGGAACCCCCGCAGCGGGACGCGGAAGAACACGAACCCGGGTCGTTCGGCGTCGAGGACGCGCTCGATGAGCTGGACCGCGCGCACGTCCGTGCGAGGGCCGTGCTCGGGATCTCCAGGACGACCGGGGTGGGGCGTCGAGCCGCTCGAACGCCTCCACCACGTACCCGGGGGCAGCCACGGTCCGAACCCGTGCTCGCGAGGCGTGGACGCCGCGCGGTGGCCGGACCACACTCGGGGGGTGCCCCCGTCCCGCGACGACCTGGTCCGGCTGCGGCGGGTCCGCGACCGCATCGACCGCGACCACGCGCAGCCGCTGGACGTCGCGGCGCTGGCCCGGCAGGCGCTCATGTCACCGGGCCACTTCTCCCGCAGCTTCAAGGCGGCGTGGGGCGTGACGCCGTACGACTACCTGATGACCCGCCGGATCGAGCGGGCCAAGGCGCTGCTGCGCCGCGGTGACGTCTCGGTCACGCAGGCCTGCTTCGCCGTCGGCTGCTCCTCGCTGGGGTCGTTCAGCGCGCGGTTCTCCCGCCTGGTGGGGGAGAGCCCGAGCTCCTACCGGGCCCGCGACCACTCCGCCGCCGCGTTCATCCCCAGCTGCGTCCTGGCGCGCGCGTCCCGACCGGGCAGGATCGGAGAAGCGCGACCGGGGGCCGCCGCCCTAGCGTCGTCCACGTGCTGACCGTCACCAACGTCGTCCTGACCGTCCACGACCACGACGAGGCCCTGGCCTTCTACCGCGACCGGCTCGGGTTCGCGGTGACCCAGGACGTCTCCTACGAGGGCATGCGGTGGGTCACGGTGACCCCACCCGACCAGCCCGACCTCCACGTCGTCCTGGAGACCCCGCAGTCCTGGCCCGACGCCCCGCAGGCCGACCGTGACGCCGCGCTGGACCTGCTCGCCAAGGGCCTCATGTCCCGGATCATCCTCACGACCGACGACGTGGACGCGCTGCACGACGCGTTGTCGGCCGCCGGGGTGGAGATCACCTCCGAGCCCGTCGACCAGCACTACGGCGTGCGGGACTTCGGGGTCCGGGACCCCTCGGGCAACCAGCTCCGGTTCAACCAGCCGCTGACCTCGGCCCCCTCGCGGGCCTGACGGGCGGCCGGCTCAGCGGAGGGGGTCGGTCCCGGGACCGCGGTCCTCGCGCGCGGAGCGGATGCCGTCCCGGACCCCCGCCCTCACGGCGCGGTAGACGACGTACGCGGTGACGGCGAGGCCCACGGCCCAGAGGACGAGCGGGATGCCGAGGGCGAAGAGGCCGGTGAGGCCGGGTTCACGGAACATGCCGGGACGGTAGCGACGCCGGCCGGTCCGCGTCTGCCTGTCCCCGGTCCCGGACGTCGTCGCCCCGCGCGCGGTGCCGACGCACCAGCACGGCGCGACCCCCGTGCCCCACGACGAGCGCGCCGAACAGGCACCAGAGGCGGGCCCACCCCGTGCCGCGGTGCACGACCTCCGCAGCGAGCACGAGGACCAGTGAGAACCCCAGTTCGACGGTCAGCTCCCTGAGTGCGCCGCCGACCCGGACGGTCACGACCGACCCACCGGTCGCAGGCACCAGGGAGCGGCCACCCAGGCCAGTCCTGCCGCGACCCCGCCCGCCAGGAGAGCCTGCCCGAGCGCCGGCACCTAGACGGTCAGGAACGCGAGCGCCGTCAGCGCGGTCAGGGCACCGGCCACCGCGGCGAGCGCGGTCCGGGCCGCCCGGTCGTGCCCGGCGCGGGCCAGGGCGGCCGCCAGGCAGCCGCCGAGCGCGCCGGCCACGGTCCCGAGGAGGGCGCCCACGAGGGCCCCGACGATCCCGCCGTAGAAGAGGGCGGCACTGAGGGGGAAGCCCTGCGGCGACAGGAGGAAGAGGATGCCGGTGACCGCGCCGCCGGCCGCGCCCAACCCGGCCCCGGCCCCGGTCGTCCGGCCCGTGCTGCGGCAGCGGGCGTCCGCGCAGCGGTCGACGGTGCTCTCCACGCGTCCTCCTCCGACGTCCTCCGGTGGTCCTCGGCCGGTCCTCCGGTGGTCCTGCGTCGATCGTGGCACCGCCCGACCCGGCCGGGGACCTGCTCGCGACCTCCGGGACCCGGTCCCGCCCGGCGGGGACGGTCAGCTGCGGTACAGCCCCTCGGCGTAGCTGGGGCCGTAGTACCGCTCGAGCTCCTCCAGCGGCGTCTCCGGCCGCTCCAGCGCCTTCGCCAGCTGGGCCCGGGGCGGGGCCGCCCGGGGTGTCCACGTCTGCGGGTCCCACAGCTGCGAGCGCAGGAACGCCTTGGAGCAGTGGGAGAACACCTGCTCGACCTCGACGACGACCGCCAGCAGCGGCCGGTGGCCCTTCACCACCATGTCGTCGAGGAAGGGAGCGTCGGTGACGAGCCGGGCGCGGCCGTTGACGCGCAGGCTGTCGCCGCGGCCGGGGAGCAGGCTCAGCAGGCCCACGTGCGGGTTGCCGAGGACGTTGCGCAACCCGTCGACCCGCCGGTTGCCCGGCCGCTCGGGCAGCGCGACGGTCCGGTCGTCGAGGACGTGGACGACGCCGGGCGGGTCGCCGCGCGGTGAGACGTCGCACGTGCCGTCGGGGGCGGACGTGGCCAGCAGGCAGAACGGGGAGGCCGCCAGCCACGCCCGGTCCAGCTCGTGCAGGTGGTCGCGCTCCTTGGCCAGCGCCTGGGGCGCCGGGTCGCCGACGAGCTGCCGCAGGTCGTCCTCGTCCGTGATCTCGCGCACACCGGCAGTGTCCTCCTCCCCGGTGGACGGTGGTCGTCCGTGCCGTCCCGGGACACCCAGGCCGGGCCCGGCGGCGTGTCGTCCACAGCCCGGACCGGGCGGGGGCCACGGCCGGTCGTTCCCGCGCAGGGTCGGGGCATGAGCCTGCGCGCCGTGCCCGCCCCGTCCCCGACCCGTGACCGCGAGACCCTCGAGCAGTGCTGGCGCCGCCTGGCCGCCGGCCGGCCGAGCTGGACGCTGGACCTCCTCGACGTCGTGGGGCCCCACGTCCCGGTCCCGCCGTCGGGCGAGGGGGACGTCGCCCGGTACCGCGACCTGCCGTGGCCGGACGCGGCGGCGCTCCTGGCCCGGCTGCCGGCCGAGCGCCTGCTGGACCACCAGAACGCGGCCCCGTCCCTGGGCTCGCTCCTGCGGGCGGCCGTCGCGCACCCCGGCGAGGTCGAGCTGCACGGGTACCTCGTCCCGCCGAACCGCGCCGACGAGCGCCTGAGCGCCGAGGGGCTCGTCGTCTACGACCACCCCGAGCTCGACGCGTTCCGGCTCGTGGAGTCCGACGCGCCCTGCACCGGGACGGGGTGCGAGTGCCGGGCGTTCTGGGCGTCCGTGCAGGCCTCGTTCGGGCTGGAGGACGCCGGGGGCGGACCCCAGGTCATCGACCCGTGCACCTGTCGGCGCACCGGGCGGCGGGGCTGGTGGTTGTGGTGGACCTGAGGGCCCACCGTGAGGTCGCCCGGGCGCCGGCGGGCTCGTGGACGTGAGGTCCGTCACGCCAAACCTCCGACACGCCGTCGTAGACGCCCCTGGGGCGGACGCACCCCCCGGAGCTTGCGACACTGGGCCTCGTGACCGCGTCGACGCCTGCCCCGACGACCCTCCCCGACCCCGCTCCCGCCTCGGCCGCCCTCTTCGAGCGCGCGGCCGCGGTCATCCCCGGTGGGGTGAACTCGCCCGTCCGGGCCTTCCGGGCCGTGGGGGGCACACCGCGGTTCGTGGCCTCGGCGCGCGGGCCGTGGCTGACCGACGTGGACGGGCGCGAGTACGTCGACCTGCTCTGCTCGTGGGGTCCGATGATCCTCGGGCACGCCCACCCCGACGTCCTGGCCGCCGTGCAGGCCGCCGTGCTCGACGGCTTCTCCTACGGCACCCCGACTGAGCGCGAGGTGCTGCTGGCCGAGGAGATCGTCGCCCGCGTGGAGCCGGTGGAGCAGGTGCGCCTGGTCAGCTCCGGCACCGAGGCGACCATGAGCGCCATCCGCCTCGCCCGCGGTTTCACCGGCCGCCCGGTCGTCGTGAAGTTCGCCGGCCACTACCACGGGCACGTCGACGCCCTGCTGGCCTCGGCCGGCTCGGGCCTGGCGACGTTCGCCCTGCCCGACACCCCGGGCGTGACGGGGGCGGCCGCGGCCGACACCCTCGTCATCCCCTACAACGACCCCGAGGCGCTCGAGGGGGTCTTCCGCGAGCACGGCGACCGCATCGCCTGCGTCATCACCGAGGCCGCGGCCGGCAACATGGGCGTGGTCCGCCCGCAGCCCGGGTTCACGGCCCTGCTGCGGCGCCTCACCCGCGAGCACGGCGCGCTGCTGGTCTCCGACGAGGTGATGACGGGCTTCCGCGTCAGCGCCGCCGGCTGGTACGGGTACGAGGGCCTGGGCCTGGAGCACGCCCCCGACCTGCTGACCTTCGGCAAGGTCATGGGCGGCGGCTTCCCCGCCGCGGCCTTCGGCGGTCGCGCCGACGTCATGGCCCACCTGGCCCCGGCCGGTCCCGTCTACCAGGCAGGCACGCTGTCGGGGAACCCGATCGCGACGGCCGCCGGGCTCGCCACGCTGCGCGGCGCGACGCCGGAGGTCTACGCCGCCGTCGATGCGAACGCGGCCACGGTCCGCGACGCCGCCAACGCCGCCCTGAGCGCCGCGGGCGTCCCGCACGTCGTCAACACGGCCGGCTCGATGTTCAGCGTCTTCTTCACCGGGCTGGACGCCGTGCGGAACTACGACGAGGCCCGCCGGCAGGACCTCGGCGCCTTCCGGGCGTTCTTCCACAGCATGCTCGACGCGGGGGTCCACCTGCCGCCGAGCGCCTTCGAGGCGTGGTTCCTGTCCGCCAGCCACGACGAGGACGCGATCGGCCGCGTCCTGGAGGCGCTGCCGGGGGCTGCGCGCGCCGCGGCGCAGGGGAGCGGGTCGCTGTGAGCGGGACGACCACGACGGGGACGACGCGCACGACGGTCCACCTCGTGCGCCACGGCGAGGTCTTCAACCCCGAGCGGGTCCTGTACGGCCGCCTGCCGGGGTACCGGCTGTCCGAGCGCGGCCAGCGGATGGCGACGCGGCTGGGGGAGTTCTTCGCCGACCACGACATCGCCTCGGTGACGGCCTCGCCGCTGCAGCGCGCGCAGGAGACCGCGACACCCGTCGCGCGCACCCACGACCTCGACCTCGGCACGGACGCGCGGCTCATCGAGGCCGGCAACAGCTTCGAGGGCCACCGCGTGACCGACGGGGCGGGCTCCATCCGCGACCCGCGCGTGTGGCCGCGGCTGTGGAACCCGTTCCAGCCCAGCTGGGGCGAGCCGTACGAGCAGCAGATCGCGCGCGTGACCGCCGTCGTGCGCGACGCCCGGGACGCGTTCCCGGGCCGGGAGTCCGTGCTCGTGAGCCACCAGCTGCCCGTCTGGGTGACCCGGTTGCGCGCCGAGGGCCGGCCCCTGGTGCATGACCCGCGCCGGCGGCAGTGCGCCCTCGCCTCGGTGACCTCGCTGGAGTTCTCCGGCCGCACCCTCGTCTCGGTCGCGTACACCGAACCCGCCGCCGACCTGCTCGTCGGCGCCGACCCGGTCCCGGGGGCCTGATGGGGCTCTCGCGCAGGGCGTTCGGCGTCGCCGCGTTGTCGACGCTCGTCGTCGCGGGCTGCTCCGGCGGGGACGGGCTGCCGGAACCGCAGGGGAAGAACTACATCGACGGGGACGGCACGATCGTGCAGTTCGATCCCGAGCAGCGGCGCGAACCCGTCGACTTCAGCGGCACCACCGTCGACGGGTCCACCGTCGACCTGGCCCAGTACCGCGGCAAGGTGGTCGTGCTCAACGCCTGGTACGCCGGGTGCGCCCCGTGCCGGGAGGAGGCCGCGGACCTCGAGGCGGTCTGGCAGGAGTACTCCGGTCGCGACGTGCAGTTCCTCGGCATCAACACCCGCGACACCGCGGCGATCGCCGAGTCGTTCCAGAAGAGCTTCGGCATCACCTACCCCTCGGTCCTGGACGCGGAGTCCGGTTCCGCGATGCTGGCGCTGCGGACGTACTCGGCGCAGGCCACCCCCACCACCCTCGTGCTCGACGCCGAGGGCCGGGTGGCCGCCCGCGCCTCCGGCATCGTCCGCCGCCTGGACCTGTCCGGCATGCTCGACGACGCGGGCGCCGCCCCGGCCGACACCGCGTCGACCCCTCCGGCGAGCGCCCCCGCATGACGTCCGCGCTGACGACGGCCACGACGCTGCCGGACTACGTCCAGAGCGGGCCGCTGCTGCTGGCGGTGCCGTTGGCCGCGCTCGCCGGGCTCGTGTCGTTCCTGTCGCCGTGCGTGCTGCCGCTCGTGCCCGGGTTCCTCGCCTACGTGACCGGGTTGTCCGGTGGCGGGCTCGAGCAGCAGCGACGCGGGCGGATGTTCCTCGGTGCCTCGCTGTTCGTGCTGGGGTTCTCGGTCGTCTTCGTGCTCATCGGCTTCACCGCCGGCAGCGTCGGGGGCTGGCTCTACGGGTTGCGCTACGCCCAGGCGTTCCAGCGCGCCGTCGGGGTGCTGGTCATCGCCGGCGGTCTCCTCCTGCTCCTGTCGCCCCTCTGGGCGCAGCGGGAGTTCAAGGTGCGTTGGCGCCCCCGCGCTGGGCTCGTCGGAGCACCCGTCCTGGGGGCCCTCTTCGGCATCGGCTGGACGCCGTGCATCGGGCCGATCTTCGCGGCCATCTCCGCGATGGCGCTGACGACCGGGCGCGGTGACCGGGCCGCGGGGCTGAGCCTCGTGTACTGCCTCGGCCTGGGGATCCCGTTCGTCCTCGTCGCCCTGGCCTACGGCCGGGGCATGAAGGTGCTCGGCGTCCTGCGCCGGCACCGGGTCGCCATCGACCGCTTCGGGGCCGTGCTGCTGCTCGTGATCGGGGTCCTGCTGGCGACCAACCAGTTCCAGCCCCTCGTGAGCTGGCTGCAGGTCCACCTCGTGTCCGACTTCGAACCGGTGATCTGATGGCCCGCACCGACGAGACCCACCTCGACGACCTCCGCGACGCCTACCGCGACGCGGGGCAGGGGACCGAGCGCCCGCCGAAGCCGAAGCGCGAGCTGGCCTCGGAGATGACGCCGCTGGAGTTCGCCCGGTTCTGCTGGCGGCAGCTGACGAGCATGCGCACCGCGCTGTTCCTGCTCATGCTGCTCGCCGTCGCGGCCGTGCCCGGCTCGACGTTCCCGCAGGAGAACAACGACCCCTCCGGTGTGGCGACGTTCCTGCGCGACCACCCCACCGCGGGCCCGTGGGTGGAGCGGTTGCAGGGGTTCCACGTGTACTCCTCGGTCTGGTTCTCGGCGATCTACCTGCTGCTGTTCATCTCCCTCATCGGGTGCGTGCTGCCCCGCGTCGGGGTGCACTGGCGCTCGCTGCGCTCGAAGCCCCCGCGTACCCCCGCACGGCTGGACCGGCTGCCCGAGCACCGCGAGACGACGCTGGGGGCGCCGCCGCAGGAGGTGCTCGACGCGGCCCGCGCGGTGCTGGCCAAGCGGCACTTCCGGGCCGAGCGGCGCGAGGGGTCGGTCGCGGCCGAGAAGGGGCACCACCGCGAGAGCGGGAACCTGCTGTTCCACCTCTCCCTCGTCGGCCTGCTCGTCGCCATCGCCTCGAGCTCGCTGTTCTCCTACGCGGGCCAGCGGATCGTCACGACCGGCAGCACGATGGTGGGCACCCAGCTCGACAGCTTCTCCGGCGGGACCTGGACGACCATCGACGACGTCCCGCCGTTCACGCTGGGCCTCGACGCGATGGACGTCGCCTTCGAGGCGCAGCAGTCCTCCCAGCGCGGCGAACCGCGCCGGTTCGCGGCCTCGGTCACCCTCACCGACTCCCCGGGGGACGAGCCGCGCCGGGAGACGATCCGGGTCAACCACCCCGGCAAGGTCGGGCACACCCAGATCTCGCTGTCCGGCAACGGCTACGCGCCCGTCGTCGTCGTCCGGGACGGGCAGGGGAACGTCGTGCAGGACGGGGCGACGCCCTTCCTGCCGCAGACCTCGAACTACGACTCCACCGGCGTCGTCAAGGTGCCCGACGCGGTGGCCGCGGACGGTGCGCCCGTCCAGCTCGGCGTCCAGGGCGTCTTCCTGCCGACCGCCTCGACCAACGCGGCGGGGCAGCCGGTCTCGGTCTTCCCCGACGCGGTCAACCCCCTGCTCGTGGCGCGGGTCTGGACCGGCGACCTGGGCCTGGACGACGGGGTCGCGCAGAACGTCTACACGCTCGACACCTCCGGCATGAGCGAGGTCGCCGGCGCCGACGGGCAGCCGCTGGCGCTGACGATGAGGCCGGGGCAGACGGTGCAGCTGCCGAACGGGCTGGGCTCGGTGGAGTTCGCCGGCGTCGAGCGGTTCGCCAGCTTCGACGTGCGCTACACCCCGGGCCAGACGGCCGCGCTCGTCTTCGCCCTGCTCGCCACGACCGGTCTGATCCTGTCCCTGTTCCTGCCCCGCCGCCGCGTGTGGGTCAAGGCGGCGGCCGGTGCCGGGGGCACCTCCGTGCAGGTCGGCGGCCTGGCCCGCGGCAACGACGCGGGCCTGGCCGAGGAGGTCGAGGGCGTCCTGCGCCGCCTGCGCGAGGCCCTGGGTGAACCGGCACCCGAGCCGGCGCCGGACCCCGGTGGTTCGCCACCACCCCCCGCGGTGGGGGACGATGAGCAGCCAGTGCACGTTCCCGAGGAGAGACCGTGACCGTCGACGAGAACATCGCGAACGTCAGCAACGTCCTGCTCTACGGCGGGATGACCGCGTACCTGTTCTCCTTCATCGCCTACGCGAGCGACCTGGCCGAGGGCGCCAAGGAGATCAAGTCCCGCGAGGCGAGCCGTGCCGCGGCCGCCGCGAGCGCGGGGGGTGGCACGACCACGCTGGAACGCCCGGCCACCGCGCGCCGTCGCCGCGCCGCCGCCGTCGGCACGTCGCTGTTCGTCGTGGCGACCCTGCTGCACCTCGGCGCCGTCGTCACCCGCGGCCTGTCGGTGCACCGCGTGCCGTGGGGCAACATGTTCGAGTTCGCCCTCACCGGCTCGTGCGTGGTGGCCGTGGCCTACCTCGTCGCGGTGCTGCGGGCGCACCGGGCCGGTCTGGGCGGCGGGCGTGACGCCCGCTACCTCGGCACCTTCGTCGCCGGCCCGGTGCTGGCGACGCTCGGCATCGCGCTGCGCAGCTTCTACGTCGAGGCGGCCCAGCTCGTCCCGGCCCTGGACAGCTACTGGCTGATCATCCACGTCTTCGTCGCGATCCTGGCCACGGCGCTGTCGACCCTCGGCTTCTCGGCGACCGTCCTGCAGCTCGTCCAGCAGAAGCGGGACGCCACCCGCGCCGCCGGCGGCCGTCCCGGGGGTGTGTTCATGGACGCCCTGCCGGGGTCGGTGGAGCTGGAGCGCACCGCGTTCCGCCTCAACGCGGTCGCTTTCGTCATGTGGACGTTCACCCTCATCGCCGGTGCGGTGTGGGCGCAGGTGGCCTGGAACCGCTACTGGAACTGGGACTCCAAGGAGGTGTGGACGTTCGTCATCTGGGTCGTCTACGCCGCCTACCTGCACGCCCGCGCGACGCGCGGCTGGG comes from the Kineococcus mangrovi genome and includes:
- a CDS encoding histidine phosphatase family protein — protein: MSGTTTTGTTRTTVHLVRHGEVFNPERVLYGRLPGYRLSERGQRMATRLGEFFADHDIASVTASPLQRAQETATPVARTHDLDLGTDARLIEAGNSFEGHRVTDGAGSIRDPRVWPRLWNPFQPSWGEPYEQQIARVTAVVRDARDAFPGRESVLVSHQLPVWVTRLRAEGRPLVHDPRRRQCALASVTSLEFSGRTLVSVAYTEPAADLLVGADPVPGA
- a CDS encoding TlpA family protein disulfide reductase, which codes for MGLSRRAFGVAALSTLVVAGCSGGDGLPEPQGKNYIDGDGTIVQFDPEQRREPVDFSGTTVDGSTVDLAQYRGKVVVLNAWYAGCAPCREEAADLEAVWQEYSGRDVQFLGINTRDTAAIAESFQKSFGITYPSVLDAESGSAMLALRTYSAQATPTTLVLDAEGRVAARASGIVRRLDLSGMLDDAGAAPADTASTPPASAPA
- a CDS encoding cytochrome c biogenesis CcdA family protein is translated as MTSALTTATTLPDYVQSGPLLLAVPLAALAGLVSFLSPCVLPLVPGFLAYVTGLSGGGLEQQRRGRMFLGASLFVLGFSVVFVLIGFTAGSVGGWLYGLRYAQAFQRAVGVLVIAGGLLLLLSPLWAQREFKVRWRPRAGLVGAPVLGALFGIGWTPCIGPIFAAISAMALTTGRGDRAAGLSLVYCLGLGIPFVLVALAYGRGMKVLGVLRRHRVAIDRFGAVLLLVIGVLLATNQFQPLVSWLQVHLVSDFEPVI
- the ccsB gene encoding c-type cytochrome biogenesis protein CcsB — translated: MTVDENIANVSNVLLYGGMTAYLFSFIAYASDLAEGAKEIKSREASRAAAAASAGGGTTTLERPATARRRRAAAVGTSLFVVATLLHLGAVVTRGLSVHRVPWGNMFEFALTGSCVVAVAYLVAVLRAHRAGLGGGRDARYLGTFVAGPVLATLGIALRSFYVEAAQLVPALDSYWLIIHVFVAILATALSTLGFSATVLQLVQQKRDATRAAGGRPGGVFMDALPGSVELERTAFRLNAVAFVMWTFTLIAGAVWAQVAWNRYWNWDSKEVWTFVIWVVYAAYLHARATRGWDGKRAAWLSVLGFTCMLFNYLVVNIFFPGLHSYAGV
- the resB gene encoding cytochrome c biogenesis protein ResB translates to MARTDETHLDDLRDAYRDAGQGTERPPKPKRELASEMTPLEFARFCWRQLTSMRTALFLLMLLAVAAVPGSTFPQENNDPSGVATFLRDHPTAGPWVERLQGFHVYSSVWFSAIYLLLFISLIGCVLPRVGVHWRSLRSKPPRTPARLDRLPEHRETTLGAPPQEVLDAARAVLAKRHFRAERREGSVAAEKGHHRESGNLLFHLSLVGLLVAIASSSLFSYAGQRIVTTGSTMVGTQLDSFSGGTWTTIDDVPPFTLGLDAMDVAFEAQQSSQRGEPRRFAASVTLTDSPGDEPRRETIRVNHPGKVGHTQISLSGNGYAPVVVVRDGQGNVVQDGATPFLPQTSNYDSTGVVKVPDAVAADGAPVQLGVQGVFLPTASTNAAGQPVSVFPDAVNPLLVARVWTGDLGLDDGVAQNVYTLDTSGMSEVAGADGQPLALTMRPGQTVQLPNGLGSVEFAGVERFASFDVRYTPGQTAALVFALLATTGLILSLFLPRRRVWVKAAAGAGGTSVQVGGLARGNDAGLAEEVEGVLRRLREALGEPAPEPAPDPGGSPPPPAVGDDEQPVHVPEERP